The following proteins are co-located in the Methanomicrobia archaeon genome:
- a CDS encoding NAD(P)/FAD-dependent oxidoreductase codes for MQETECDVLVVGAGPSGCSAARAAASAGARTLLIEKKKEIGVPVQCAEAIGEYLIPYLPYRIPEKQLVWKINGMLFWADGLSVERTGGIWAGYAIDRVNFDTWLASGAVSAGAELKLATELIDLTLEDDNTVTQALVRTHGGAVLEITPRVVIAADGVHSRVLAELGFIEVENNCVEVLSYELMNLELYKPMLEQLYLGDFSPGAYGYIFPLARNRANVGVGSLFATRKLESCYEEFLELSVVKRQLKQAETVREKSGWAPIQYLSDRWQYGNIILTGDAANQNFKPFVEGVLPGIICGDIAGQTAAEAVFGTATLEVYPSRIADKLGSFFSESDTFLEVLYGLSTSSSATRHLLRLGISAGIFSPDALESLADLDYESIKNRLSTGF; via the coding sequence ATGCAGGAAACGGAATGCGATGTTCTCGTCGTCGGAGCGGGGCCCTCAGGATGCAGTGCGGCACGCGCCGCCGCCTCCGCAGGCGCTCGCACACTGCTCATCGAGAAGAAGAAAGAGATCGGCGTTCCCGTCCAGTGTGCGGAAGCAATCGGCGAGTATCTCATACCCTACTTACCCTACAGAATCCCGGAAAAACAATTGGTCTGGAAGATCAACGGCATGCTCTTCTGGGCTGATGGGCTTTCCGTCGAGCGAACGGGCGGAATATGGGCGGGTTATGCGATTGATCGGGTAAACTTTGATACCTGGCTCGCATCCGGAGCGGTATCCGCGGGCGCCGAACTGAAGCTCGCGACCGAGTTGATCGATTTGACACTCGAGGATGATAACACCGTTACCCAGGCACTCGTGCGAACCCACGGTGGTGCAGTGCTTGAGATCACACCGCGAGTCGTGATCGCTGCGGACGGCGTGCACTCACGCGTACTCGCCGAATTGGGCTTCATCGAAGTTGAGAATAACTGTGTTGAAGTCCTGAGCTACGAGCTGATGAATCTGGAGTTGTACAAGCCGATGCTGGAACAACTCTATCTCGGCGATTTTTCACCCGGCGCTTACGGCTATATCTTCCCGTTAGCCCGTAATCGCGCGAATGTTGGTGTTGGCTCGCTTTTTGCCACGCGGAAGCTCGAGAGCTGCTATGAGGAGTTTCTGGAGCTATCTGTGGTGAAGAGGCAGCTCAAGCAGGCTGAAACGGTTCGCGAGAAGAGCGGTTGGGCACCCATACAGTATCTCTCGGATCGATGGCAGTACGGAAATATCATATTGACGGGCGATGCGGCAAATCAGAACTTCAAACCGTTTGTTGAGGGCGTTCTGCCGGGTATAATCTGCGGCGATATTGCAGGTCAAACGGCTGCTGAAGCCGTCTTTGGTACTGCCACGCTGGAGGTTTATCCCTCACGCATTGCCGATAAACTCGGTTCGTTCTTCTCAGAATCAGACACGTTTCTGGAGGTTTTGTATGGGCTGAGCACGTCCTCATCCGCCACGCGACACTTATTACGACTCGGCATCTCGGCCGGCATCTTTTCACCTGACGCGCTGGAAAGCCTCGCAGACCTGGACTACGAGAGCATAAAAAATCGGCTTTCTACTGGTTTCTGA